From one Pontibacillus sp. HMF3514 genomic stretch:
- a CDS encoding STAS domain-containing protein, which produces MNLTIDVEHNGAEKIVSLSGEIDAYTAPKLKETLLPLTQESEVTVIVDLQQISYMDSTGLGVFISALKSTKEYNNTLKLVNLQDRVYRLFKITGLTEIIAIETDSTVRGGM; this is translated from the coding sequence ATGAATTTAACGATCGATGTTGAACATAATGGAGCAGAGAAAATTGTTTCATTATCTGGCGAAATTGATGCTTATACAGCACCAAAATTAAAAGAGACCCTACTTCCTCTAACGCAGGAAAGTGAAGTAACGGTCATTGTTGATTTACAACAAATCTCTTATATGGACAGTACAGGTTTAGGAGTATTTATTAGTGCTCTTAAGTCTACAAAAGAATATAACAATACACTGAAGTTAGTGAACCTTCAAGATCGAGTTTATCGATTATTCAAAATCACAGGATTAACAGAAATCATTGCGATTGAAACTGATTCTACAGTTCGGGGTGGAATGTAA
- the rsbW gene encoding anti-sigma B factor RsbW, translating into MSETFDFIEVKVPAKPEYVGVVRLSTSGIANRMGFAYDDIEDLKVAISEAITNAVKHAYNETGEGEITIGFGVYENRIEVMVADHGGSFDLKKVKEDIGPYQEEDSVEDLREGGFGLFLIDALMDKVEINNKYGVIVLMTKYLHENEVGLNGDQISTTQ; encoded by the coding sequence ATGTCAGAAACATTTGATTTTATAGAGGTAAAGGTACCGGCAAAACCAGAATACGTTGGTGTCGTTCGCCTTAGTACCTCTGGAATTGCTAATCGTATGGGCTTTGCGTATGACGATATTGAAGATCTGAAAGTTGCCATTTCTGAAGCGATAACGAACGCAGTTAAGCATGCTTATAATGAAACGGGTGAAGGTGAGATTACAATTGGTTTCGGTGTTTATGAAAACCGTATTGAAGTAATGGTAGCCGACCACGGTGGTAGCTTTGATCTGAAGAAAGTAAAAGAAGATATTGGACCTTATCAAGAAGAAGACTCTGTGGAAGACTTGCGTGAAGGTGGCTTTGGACTCTTCTTAATCGATGCCCTGATGGACAAAGTCGAAATTAATAATAAATATGGTGTGATCGTTCTAATGACGAAATACCTCCATGAAAATGAGGTGGGGCTCAATGGCGACCAAATCTCAACCACACAATAA
- the sigB gene encoding RNA polymerase sigma factor SigB, which translates to MATKSQPHNNREGEVYEWIKHLQETPDDEVVQEKIVHQYEDLVQSIAKKYSKNSSIHEDLVQVGMLGLLAAIRRYDPSYGKSFESFAIPTIIGEIKRFIRDKTWSVHVPRRIKELGPKIKKAAEELTVDMQRSPSVQEIADYLNVSEEDVLETMEMGKSYKALSVDRKIEADSDGSTVTILDLIGNSEKGYDQIDQQMLLEKVLPILSEREQEILKCTYFDNMSQKDTGEHLGISQMHVSRLQRRALRKLREALQSDQAEAY; encoded by the coding sequence ATGGCGACCAAATCTCAACCACACAATAACCGTGAGGGTGAGGTTTACGAATGGATCAAACATCTTCAAGAAACTCCTGATGATGAGGTCGTTCAAGAGAAGATCGTTCATCAGTACGAGGATCTCGTTCAATCCATTGCAAAAAAGTATTCCAAAAACAGTTCAATCCATGAAGATCTAGTACAGGTTGGGATGCTTGGACTTTTAGCTGCGATTAGACGTTATGATCCTTCTTACGGAAAATCATTTGAGTCGTTCGCTATTCCGACCATAATCGGTGAAATCAAACGATTTATACGAGATAAAACATGGAGTGTACATGTGCCTCGACGCATTAAAGAACTAGGTCCTAAAATCAAGAAAGCTGCCGAAGAATTAACAGTGGATATGCAACGGTCCCCATCCGTTCAAGAGATTGCTGATTATCTTAATGTATCTGAAGAAGATGTCTTAGAAACGATGGAAATGGGCAAAAGCTATAAAGCATTGTCTGTTGATCGTAAAATCGAGGCTGATTCGGATGGAAGTACTGTCACAATCCTAGATTTAATTGGGAATTCAGAAAAAGGCTATGACCAAATTGACCAGCAAATGCTATTGGAGAAAGTATTACCAATCCTTTCAGAAAGAGAGCAGGAAATCCTTAAATGTACTTATTTTGATAATATGAGTCAAAAGGATACTGGGGAACATTTAGGCATATCACAAATGCATGTTTCTAGATTACAGCGCCGAGCTCTTCGTAAGTTGCGAGAAGCCTTACAATCGGACCAAGCGGAGGCTTACTAG
- a CDS encoding SpoIIE family protein phosphatase — protein sequence MESEGNKVEVSVYQKPKKGNYYCGDSYFYKETDKEFVCALADGLGSGEYAKESSQAVMDVIEEHVDEPIEKIIKECNNILSNKRGAVLGLLRINFQEEWYSFTSIGNIGIIVIPPKGKRKRNIPSAGYLTGYHRPYRVTRDALSHGMLFFMFSDGVNERTLSSKTFVSPNLNQIMEDFKMQQEEAIDDDTTFIAMRYG from the coding sequence GTGGAAAGTGAGGGGAATAAGGTAGAGGTCTCAGTCTACCAAAAGCCTAAAAAAGGGAACTATTATTGTGGTGACAGCTACTTTTACAAGGAAACGGACAAGGAATTTGTCTGCGCACTTGCGGATGGTTTAGGTAGCGGTGAATATGCCAAAGAATCCTCACAGGCCGTCATGGATGTTATCGAAGAACACGTTGATGAGCCGATTGAAAAGATAATAAAAGAATGTAACAATATATTATCCAATAAACGAGGAGCAGTATTAGGTCTTTTAAGAATTAATTTTCAAGAAGAATGGTATTCTTTCACTTCTATTGGTAATATCGGTATTATTGTAATCCCTCCTAAAGGTAAGCGTAAACGAAACATCCCCTCTGCTGGTTATTTAACGGGTTATCATAGACCTTATAGGGTGACTCGAGATGCATTATCCCACGGTATGCTATTCTTTATGTTTTCAGATGGAGTAAATGAACGAACGTTATCCTCAAAAACATTCGTATCACCAAACCTAAATCAGATAATGGAAGATTTTAAAATGCAACAAGAAGAAGCAATTGATGATGACACGACATTTATAGCTATGCGATACGGATAA
- a CDS encoding Tex family protein, protein MTDETQIVQWVAKETEIKSSLIDKVISLLEEGNTVPFIARYRKEQTGGLDEVQINTIQEKWEYGQNLSKRKDEVIRLIEEQGKLTDDLRQNILKAEKLQKVEDLYRPYKQKRRTRAAKAKEKGLEPLALKVWNQEDFTLQPEAEQYISEEHELHNVEEVWAGVTDIIAEWISDDPAYREDIRKQTMQKGSIQSKAKEKDQEKDEKAIFEMYYDYSEAVRSIASHRVLALNRGEKEEVLKVSIEPPVEVVMDYLKKNVISKPSHPTSSILVGAIEDSYKRLIQPSIEREIRNSLSETAEDQAIDVFSKNLRNLLLQPPLKGKVVLGVDPAYRTGCKLSVIDETGKVQAIKVVYPTPPKNDKKGAEKVILELTKQFPIELVAIGNGTASRETEQFIADMIKNHQLDIAYMIVNEAGASVYSASPLAREEFPDLQVEERSAVSIARRVQDPLAELVKIDPKSIGVGQYQHDVSQKKLNESLTFVVETVVNQVGVNANTASPSLLQYVSGLSKTVANNIVKTREENGKFTDRKQLKKIPRLGAKTYEQSIGFLRIQDGKQPLDRTPIHPESYDVAKSLLDMADCTSEDIGSEQLSQRLSNFDKSAVAEQLEVGLPTLQDIMNALAQPGRDPRDDLPKPLLKQDVLSMEDLRQGMELQGTVRNVVDFGVFVDIGVKQDGLVHISKLAKRFVKHPLDVVAVGDIVTVWVEEVDMNKERIALSMLNPSE, encoded by the coding sequence ATGACTGATGAAACGCAAATTGTTCAATGGGTAGCAAAGGAAACGGAAATTAAGTCCTCGCTTATCGATAAAGTTATTTCGTTATTAGAGGAAGGAAACACAGTACCGTTCATAGCCCGTTACCGAAAAGAACAAACTGGCGGATTAGATGAAGTACAAATCAATACGATCCAAGAAAAATGGGAGTACGGACAGAACCTATCTAAGCGTAAGGATGAGGTTATCCGTCTTATTGAAGAACAAGGAAAACTAACAGATGACCTAAGACAAAACATATTAAAAGCTGAAAAACTTCAGAAGGTCGAGGATCTTTATCGTCCATACAAGCAAAAGCGAAGAACAAGAGCGGCAAAAGCAAAAGAAAAAGGTCTAGAGCCTTTGGCGCTTAAAGTCTGGAATCAGGAAGACTTTACTCTCCAGCCTGAAGCAGAACAATATATATCAGAGGAACATGAATTACATAACGTTGAAGAGGTTTGGGCTGGTGTTACAGATATTATAGCTGAGTGGATTTCTGATGATCCTGCTTATCGAGAAGATATTCGAAAGCAAACCATGCAAAAAGGTAGCATTCAATCTAAAGCTAAAGAGAAAGATCAAGAAAAAGATGAGAAAGCTATTTTTGAAATGTATTATGATTATTCCGAAGCGGTTCGTTCCATCGCTTCCCACCGGGTACTTGCCTTAAACCGTGGTGAAAAAGAAGAGGTACTTAAAGTGTCTATTGAACCACCAGTTGAGGTCGTGATGGATTACTTAAAGAAAAATGTAATTTCTAAACCATCCCATCCAACATCGAGCATCTTGGTGGGGGCAATTGAGGATAGTTACAAGCGATTAATTCAACCTTCTATTGAACGTGAAATTCGAAATTCCTTATCTGAAACTGCTGAAGACCAAGCGATTGATGTATTTTCCAAGAATCTCAGAAACTTATTATTGCAGCCACCTCTGAAAGGAAAAGTAGTGTTAGGGGTAGACCCTGCATATCGTACAGGATGTAAACTTTCTGTTATCGATGAAACGGGTAAGGTTCAAGCTATTAAAGTTGTTTATCCTACACCTCCTAAGAATGATAAAAAGGGCGCTGAGAAAGTCATTCTAGAGCTTACTAAGCAGTTTCCTATTGAACTTGTTGCAATTGGTAATGGAACAGCTTCTCGTGAGACGGAACAGTTTATCGCTGATATGATTAAAAATCATCAGTTAGATATTGCGTATATGATTGTAAATGAGGCAGGTGCGAGTGTGTACTCTGCATCACCACTAGCTCGAGAAGAGTTTCCTGACTTGCAAGTAGAAGAAAGAAGTGCGGTATCCATTGCTAGACGTGTGCAAGATCCATTAGCTGAGCTCGTGAAGATTGATCCGAAATCCATTGGGGTCGGTCAATATCAACACGATGTGAGTCAGAAAAAGCTGAATGAATCATTAACGTTTGTTGTTGAAACGGTAGTAAACCAAGTAGGCGTAAATGCCAACACAGCATCTCCTTCATTACTACAATATGTTTCAGGTCTCAGCAAGACTGTTGCGAATAATATTGTGAAAACACGTGAAGAGAATGGAAAGTTCACGGATCGCAAGCAATTAAAAAAGATCCCTCGTTTAGGAGCTAAAACATATGAACAAAGTATTGGATTTCTACGCATTCAAGACGGGAAACAGCCTTTAGATCGAACGCCAATTCACCCAGAAAGCTATGATGTAGCTAAGAGCTTATTGGATATGGCTGATTGTACTTCTGAAGATATTGGATCTGAACAATTATCCCAGCGCTTATCTAACTTCGATAAATCGGCAGTAGCTGAGCAATTGGAGGTAGGACTCCCGACGTTACAAGACATCATGAATGCACTTGCTCAACCTGGACGAGATCCTCGTGATGACTTACCAAAACCTTTACTAAAACAAGACGTACTATCCATGGAAGACCTTAGACAAGGGATGGAGCTTCAGGGTACAGTGCGAAATGTTGTTGATTTTGGTGTGTTTGTAGACATTGGTGTTAAACAAGATGGTCTTGTGCATATTTCTAAACTAGCCAAGCGATTTGTTAAGCATCCCCTTGACGTGGTCGCTGTTGGTGACATCGTTACGGTATGGGTAGAAGAGGTAGACATGAATAAAGAACGTATTGCTTTATCCATGTTAAATCCATCTGAATAA
- a CDS encoding homocysteine S-methyltransferase family protein, translating into MTKKRSLQERLQDGPVVCGEGYLFELERRGYLQAGTFVPEVALENPEALKQAYRDFMNAGSDVVLAFTYNAHREKMRIIEKEHLLEPLNRNAIRLAKEVAKEHPEEEALVAGNISNTNIFDPEDPASKETVRTMFAEMVKWCKEEEVDFVNGETFYYYEEAKIALEEIQKQDLPAVITLGLMGENILRDGYQVEEACQLLQEHGALVVGMNCFRGPQTMQPFVEKIREACDGYVAALPVPYRTTEEHPTFFNLPDGGCSCHLPTETTFPTSLDPLYCNRYEIASWAKEAKDVGVNYFGLCCGASPAMLREVAEAVGEEAPNSKYSPDMQKHFLFGDDEALKQHNLEYRTKA; encoded by the coding sequence ATGACAAAGAAAAGAAGTTTACAAGAACGCCTACAAGATGGACCCGTAGTTTGTGGAGAAGGATATTTATTTGAATTAGAGCGCAGAGGTTACTTACAAGCTGGTACGTTTGTTCCTGAGGTAGCACTTGAAAATCCAGAAGCCTTAAAGCAAGCCTATAGAGATTTTATGAATGCTGGTTCTGATGTTGTATTAGCTTTCACCTACAATGCTCACCGTGAAAAAATGCGAATTATTGAAAAAGAACACTTATTAGAACCTTTAAATCGTAACGCCATTCGTTTAGCGAAAGAAGTTGCTAAGGAACATCCAGAAGAAGAGGCACTAGTTGCAGGGAACATCTCCAACACAAACATTTTTGACCCAGAAGATCCTGCTTCAAAAGAGACGGTAAGGACGATGTTTGCTGAAATGGTGAAATGGTGTAAAGAAGAAGAAGTAGATTTTGTAAATGGGGAAACCTTCTATTATTATGAAGAAGCTAAAATAGCTTTAGAGGAAATTCAAAAACAAGACCTTCCAGCAGTAATCACATTAGGATTGATGGGAGAAAATATTTTAAGAGATGGATACCAAGTTGAAGAGGCTTGTCAGCTATTACAAGAACACGGTGCACTGGTTGTTGGAATGAATTGTTTCCGAGGACCACAGACCATGCAGCCTTTTGTTGAGAAAATCCGCGAGGCATGCGATGGATATGTAGCTGCTCTACCTGTACCATATCGAACAACCGAGGAACACCCAACCTTTTTCAATTTGCCTGATGGAGGATGCTCTTGCCATTTACCAACAGAAACAACATTCCCTACATCATTAGACCCGCTCTACTGTAATCGTTATGAGATTGCTAGCTGGGCTAAGGAAGCAAAAGATGTTGGCGTCAATTATTTCGGTCTATGTTGCGGTGCATCACCTGCGATGCTAAGAGAAGTAGCTGAAGCCGTAGGAGAAGAAGCACCTAACTCTAAATACTCTCCTGACATGCAGAAACATTTCCTTTTCGGAGATGATGAAGCATTAAAGCAACACAACCTTGAATATCGCACCAAAGCATAA
- a CDS encoding O-acetylhomoserine aminocarboxypropyltransferase/cysteine synthase family protein, which yields MTTQQYNHETLSLHGGQTSDPTTGALAVPIYQTTSYAFENTQHAQDVFALEQPGNTYSRTGNPTVAAFEQRVSLLEDGAAAVATSSGMSAILLAILNVAEAGDEIITSNDLYGGTYNLFRHTLPKYGISVKFVDTNQASELREAITPNTKAVFSEIIGNPSLQVLDIELVADIAHEFQVPLIVDNTFASPIVCQPLRWGADIVIHSATKWIGGHGTTIGGIVVDGGRFNWDNSKFPSFTTIDETYKLRFADLGPVAYATRLRTRLLSDLGACLSPHSAFLFLQGLETLPIRIKKHSENAESIARYLNEHPQVDWVRYTGLEDHATHHLAQKYFKEGFGSIIVFGLKGGREEGKQLIDHVSLWSHVANVGDAKSLIIHPATTTHQQLSAEDLQKAGVSEQLIRLSVGLEDSDDLISDLDQAIAQATGTPSQDHSQNETQALASSIHRSSDGSIRRKTIATIDTPQNSLPDLTKLKRLGFEVIQATSLNDPKPIDILYAFSENELEQYSTTVETLQPTKIYLYTEGQGSSNVGLKTKTNVIGDLYQEAVRLRKEV from the coding sequence ATGACAACTCAACAATATAACCATGAAACATTAAGTCTACATGGCGGCCAAACCTCAGATCCTACGACCGGGGCGCTAGCTGTTCCTATTTATCAAACAACATCTTATGCTTTTGAAAACACCCAACATGCTCAAGACGTATTTGCTTTAGAACAACCTGGAAATACGTACTCGCGAACAGGCAATCCAACTGTGGCTGCATTCGAGCAACGTGTTTCACTTTTAGAAGATGGAGCTGCCGCAGTAGCTACCTCATCAGGAATGTCTGCTATATTGTTAGCGATTTTAAACGTGGCAGAGGCCGGTGACGAAATTATAACGTCGAATGATTTATACGGTGGCACTTACAATCTTTTCAGACACACATTACCTAAGTACGGCATTTCAGTTAAATTCGTCGATACTAATCAGGCTAGTGAGTTACGTGAAGCTATCACCCCTAATACGAAGGCAGTCTTTAGTGAGATAATTGGTAATCCAAGCTTACAGGTCCTCGACATTGAACTTGTTGCTGATATTGCACATGAATTTCAAGTACCACTTATCGTCGATAACACATTTGCAAGTCCTATTGTTTGCCAGCCTCTTCGTTGGGGAGCAGATATCGTAATTCACTCAGCAACTAAATGGATCGGGGGACACGGCACTACGATTGGAGGAATAGTCGTAGATGGTGGACGTTTTAATTGGGACAACTCCAAGTTCCCTTCATTTACCACCATAGATGAAACGTACAAATTGCGTTTCGCAGATCTCGGACCTGTAGCGTACGCAACAAGGTTACGAACAAGACTGTTAAGTGACCTGGGCGCTTGTTTAAGTCCACATAGTGCCTTTTTATTTTTACAAGGCTTAGAAACATTGCCTATTCGAATAAAAAAGCATAGTGAAAACGCTGAATCCATTGCACGTTATTTGAATGAACACCCTCAGGTTGATTGGGTTCGATACACTGGGTTGGAAGATCACGCTACACACCATTTAGCCCAAAAGTACTTCAAAGAAGGATTTGGTTCCATTATAGTTTTTGGACTAAAAGGTGGACGGGAAGAAGGGAAACAACTGATTGACCATGTTTCTCTATGGTCACACGTTGCAAATGTAGGAGATGCAAAATCTCTCATCATACACCCTGCTACTACAACGCACCAACAGTTAAGTGCTGAAGACTTACAAAAAGCAGGAGTTTCAGAACAATTAATTCGCCTATCGGTTGGACTAGAAGACAGCGATGACCTTATTTCTGATTTAGACCAAGCCATCGCCCAAGCTACCGGAACACCGAGCCAGGATCATTCACAGAATGAAACACAAGCACTTGCATCTTCTATTCATAGATCTAGTGACGGAAGTATTCGACGCAAAACAATCGCAACGATCGATACTCCTCAAAATTCATTGCCTGATCTTACAAAATTAAAACGATTAGGGTTTGAAGTTATACAAGCAACTAGCTTAAATGATCCAAAGCCAATCGATATATTATACGCTTTTAGCGAGAATGAGTTAGAACAATATTCGACAACCGTTGAAACACTACAGCCGACAAAAATCTATCTTTACACAGAAGGACAAGGTTCTAGTAACGTAGGATTAAAAACGAAGACGAATGTTATAGGTGACCTTTATCAGGAAGCAGTACGTCTCCGAAAAGAAGTCTAA
- the cmpA gene encoding cortex morphogenetic protein CmpA, which yields MPSWLKNQLMRAYLNKDLYQIRILNQCWYFYRKKHCS from the coding sequence ATGCCTAGTTGGTTAAAAAATCAACTCATGAGAGCTTATTTAAATAAAGATTTATATCAAATCCGAATCTTAAACCAGTGTTGGTACTTCTATAGGAAGAAACACTGTTCTTAA
- a CDS encoding SprT family protein, with the protein MNQAVLKEWVNEISEHWFGKPYPDEVAMNARLRTTGGRYIPKYRRIELNPKYLEEHGEEEFVGIIKHELCHYHLHVEGKGYQHRDREFKELMRQTDSPRHCKPLPSKAKDRKHEYQCESCSMSYKRVRRVDVKRYRCGKCKGKLKKIH; encoded by the coding sequence ATGAATCAAGCAGTGTTAAAAGAGTGGGTCAATGAAATATCGGAGCATTGGTTTGGTAAACCATACCCTGATGAAGTGGCTATGAATGCTCGATTGCGTACAACAGGAGGGCGTTATATTCCGAAGTATAGACGAATTGAGCTTAACCCTAAATATTTAGAAGAACATGGGGAAGAGGAGTTCGTTGGGATCATTAAGCATGAGTTATGTCATTACCACTTACATGTGGAAGGGAAGGGATACCAGCATCGGGATCGTGAATTTAAGGAACTAATGCGACAAACAGACTCACCAAGACATTGTAAGCCACTCCCTTCGAAAGCTAAGGATAGAAAGCATGAGTACCAATGCGAATCTTGTTCGATGAGCTATAAAAGAGTAAGGAGAGTTGATGTTAAACGCTATCGCTGTGGGAAGTGTAAAGGGAAATTAAAAAAGATTCATTAA
- the tsaE gene encoding tRNA (adenosine(37)-N6)-threonylcarbamoyltransferase complex ATPase subunit type 1 TsaE, translating into MEQTFTIQTQSPDETMDLSSRLGTLLQEGDVLTLEGDLGAGKTTFTKGLAKGLDVKRTVNSPTFTIVKEYKGRLPLYHMDVYRLEDSDEDIGFDEYFYGNGVSVIEWAHFIEEFLPSNRLDIRLSYLEGDMRSIKLMPKGDHYIRVCEELVK; encoded by the coding sequence ATGGAACAAACTTTTACCATTCAAACTCAATCTCCTGATGAAACCATGGATCTATCATCTCGACTAGGGACGCTACTTCAAGAAGGAGATGTCTTAACGCTAGAAGGAGATCTTGGGGCTGGTAAAACGACGTTTACAAAAGGTTTAGCTAAAGGGTTGGATGTTAAACGCACAGTGAATAGTCCTACCTTTACAATAGTGAAAGAATATAAAGGGAGGCTTCCTTTATATCACATGGATGTCTATCGCTTAGAAGATAGTGATGAAGATATTGGCTTTGATGAATATTTCTACGGTAATGGCGTTTCTGTAATAGAGTGGGCCCACTTTATTGAGGAGTTTCTTCCGTCTAATCGTTTAGATATTAGACTATCGTACCTTGAAGGAGATATGCGCAGTATTAAGCTGATGCCTAAAGGAGACCACTATATTCGTGTATGCGAGGAGTTAGTAAAATGA
- the tsaB gene encoding tRNA (adenosine(37)-N6)-threonylcarbamoyltransferase complex dimerization subunit type 1 TsaB, whose product MNVLAIDTSNQPLGVAVIKNSLVVAEYTKNIKKNHSVQLMPVINQLMSEAGLQPSELDRIAVANGPGSFTGIRIGLTTAKTLAWSLNIPIVAMSSLELLAYNGFYSNSLICPFFDARRGQVYTGLYQKEQRELRSENEEVNILMEDWLESLKEYHQPIMFLSHDLDAHRETIVNTLGEQAILPDLPVHLPQTGVLAKIAMTKEPVDVHSLTPNYLRLAEAEAKWIQKQQES is encoded by the coding sequence ATGAATGTGTTAGCCATAGATACTTCAAATCAACCGCTAGGAGTAGCTGTAATAAAAAATAGCCTGGTTGTTGCAGAGTACACCAAAAATATTAAAAAGAATCATTCTGTTCAATTAATGCCTGTCATCAATCAACTTATGAGTGAAGCTGGTTTGCAGCCTAGTGAATTAGATCGTATTGCTGTTGCAAATGGTCCAGGCTCTTTTACTGGAATACGTATTGGATTAACAACAGCTAAAACATTAGCATGGTCTTTGAATATTCCTATTGTAGCGATGTCTAGCTTGGAGTTGTTAGCATACAACGGTTTTTATTCGAACAGCCTTATTTGCCCGTTTTTTGATGCGAGAAGAGGACAGGTTTATACTGGCCTTTATCAGAAGGAGCAAAGAGAATTACGATCTGAGAATGAAGAAGTAAATATATTAATGGAAGATTGGCTTGAATCATTAAAAGAGTATCATCAGCCTATCATGTTTTTGAGTCATGATTTAGATGCTCATCGTGAAACAATCGTTAATACTCTTGGAGAACAAGCCATTTTACCTGATTTACCCGTTCATTTACCACAAACAGGTGTATTAGCGAAGATTGCGATGACTAAGGAACCTGTAGATGTTCATTCGTTGACTCCGAACTACTTACGTCTTGCAGAGGCTGAAGCCAAATGGATTCAGAAGCAACAGGAGTCCTAA
- the rimI gene encoding ribosomal protein S18-alanine N-acetyltransferase, translating to MAPPVVRTMVEDDINTLLDIEEACFATPWTWDSFLYELKENPYATYYVMELDGVIIGYCGLWLIIDEAHITNIAIMPDYRGYKYGNFLFSHVLEKAREAGAIQLSLEVRVSNIVAQKMYRKYGLIPGEIRKRYYTDNQEDALVMWVKL from the coding sequence ATGGCTCCCCCTGTTGTCCGCACTATGGTAGAAGATGATATTAATACGCTTTTGGATATCGAAGAGGCTTGTTTTGCAACTCCTTGGACATGGGATTCTTTTCTTTATGAGTTGAAAGAAAATCCTTATGCTACGTATTATGTAATGGAGCTAGATGGTGTTATCATTGGCTATTGTGGGCTGTGGTTAATCATTGATGAGGCTCATATAACAAATATTGCGATTATGCCTGATTACCGTGGTTACAAATATGGGAATTTTTTATTTTCTCATGTTTTAGAGAAAGCGAGAGAAGCTGGTGCTATTCAGCTCTCATTAGAGGTACGTGTATCAAACATCGTTGCACAGAAAATGTATCGAAAATACGGACTAATTCCTGGTGAGATACGTAAACGTTATTATACCGATAACCAGGAAGATGCTTTAGTGATGTGGGTGAAATTATGA
- the tsaD gene encoding tRNA (adenosine(37)-N6)-threonylcarbamoyltransferase complex transferase subunit TsaD produces the protein MSEYQDQYILGIETSCDETAVAIVKNGRELIANVVASQIDSHKRFGGVVPEIASRHHVEQVTMVLEEALNEADMSMEDMDAIAVTEGPGLVGALLVGVNAAKALAFAHNKPLVGVHHIAGHIYANRLLKEFEFPLLSLVVSGGHTELILMNEHGSYEVIGETRDDAAGEAYDKVARTLQLPYPGGPHIDRLAHEGEVTIDFPRAWLEEGSYDFSFSGLKSSVINTLHNAKQKNIELLPENIAASFQESVIDVLSTKTHKAAQEYGVKQVIVAGGVAANKGLREKLEATFADEEGLELLIPPLHLCTDNAAMIAAAGTIAFNKGERSGWDMNANPGLPL, from the coding sequence ATGAGTGAATATCAAGATCAGTATATATTAGGTATTGAAACGAGTTGTGACGAAACGGCTGTAGCGATTGTTAAAAATGGTCGTGAATTGATTGCAAATGTAGTGGCATCACAAATTGATAGTCACAAACGATTCGGTGGTGTAGTGCCAGAGATTGCTTCAAGGCATCATGTTGAGCAGGTCACGATGGTACTGGAAGAAGCGCTAAACGAAGCTGATATGTCTATGGAAGATATGGATGCTATAGCTGTTACAGAGGGACCTGGATTAGTGGGTGCTCTTTTAGTAGGAGTTAATGCTGCAAAAGCATTGGCTTTTGCCCATAATAAACCACTTGTTGGGGTTCATCATATTGCAGGACATATCTATGCAAATCGTCTCTTAAAAGAATTTGAATTTCCTTTATTATCTCTTGTTGTCTCAGGAGGTCATACAGAGCTGATCCTAATGAATGAGCATGGTTCTTATGAAGTTATAGGGGAAACACGTGATGACGCTGCAGGTGAGGCTTATGATAAGGTAGCACGAACCTTACAGCTTCCTTATCCAGGTGGTCCTCATATTGATCGTTTAGCACATGAAGGAGAAGTTACGATTGATTTTCCACGTGCTTGGTTAGAAGAGGGATCATATGATTTTAGTTTCAGTGGATTAAAGTCTTCAGTTATTAACACCTTACACAATGCTAAACAAAAAAATATTGAGCTGTTGCCTGAAAATATTGCAGCAAGCTTTCAAGAGAGTGTTATCGACGTGTTGTCCACAAAGACACATAAGGCTGCTCAAGAATATGGTGTGAAGCAAGTTATTGTGGCTGGAGGAGTAGCTGCAAACAAGGGGTTAAGAGAAAAACTTGAAGCTACTTTTGCTGATGAAGAAGGTTTAGAATTACTGATTCCACCTCTTCATTTATGTACAGATAATGCAGCAATGATTGCAGCTGCAGGTACGATCGCCTTTAATAAGGGAGAGCGTTCTGGATGGGATATGAATGCAAATCCAGGACTTCCATTGTAA